A region from the Vicia villosa cultivar HV-30 ecotype Madison, WI linkage group LG3, Vvil1.0, whole genome shotgun sequence genome encodes:
- the LOC131656184 gene encoding RHOMBOID-like protein 8, with translation MEESFDFIDIKLSPAKLPLPLDLPQDPTMKSPPMKSHRHLRRRGDTWVVSVMVIIHIGFFITTMVVNDCYTNSHGDCTFPSLGRLSFQLLSENPLLGPSMSKLDEMGALRKNFLTERHQTWRLFTFPFLHAGLFHLVINLCSVIYVGIRLEQEFGPLRVGIIYILSAFVGALMASLFLQSIPSVGSSGALFGLLGALLSELVWNWKFHTNKVSEIASLVFVCVCNFFLGFLPYVDNFSSIGGFISGFLLGTVLLFTPQLQQVAPNKGDRIDYDLKSYIKLKFKQKLDRPITRIVSLILFTLLLAGCLLAVLYGVNINSYCTWCPYVDCIPFTSWHCKDKETFCETMVSNAHLTMTCLGNGNFKVYHYTNISRARINDLCYMIC, from the exons ATGGAGGAAAGtttcgatttcatcgacatcaAGCTTTCTCCGGCAAAGCTCCCACTACCACTCGATCTTCCTCAAGATCCGACGATGAAATCACCGCCGATGAAATCTCACCGCCATCTCCGGCGACGAGGCGACACGTGGGTAGTGTCTGTGATGGTAATAATCCACATAGGGTTTTTCATCACGACGATGGTGGTCAACGATTGCTACACCAATTCTCACGGTGATTGCACTTTTCCGTCTCTCGGAAGGTTATCGTTTCAGCTTCTCTCTGAAAATCCACTGTTAGGTCCTTCCATGTCCAA GTTGGATGAAATGGGAGCTCTTCGAAAGAACTTTTTGACGGAACGTCATCAAACTTGGCGTCTTTTCACGTTTCCATTTTTGCATGCTGGACTCTTCCATCTGGTTATAAATCTCTGCAGTGTGATCTATGTTGGAATTCGCCTAGAGCAGGAGTTCGGGCCAC TAAGGGTTGGTATAATCTATATACTATCTGCTTTTGTGGGTGCCTTAATGGCTTCACTTTTTCTTCAAAGTATCCCTTCTGTTGGTTCTTCTGGTGCTTTATTTGGATTACTAGGAGCATTGCTTTCAGAATTAGTTTGGAACTGGAAATTTCATACCAATAAG GTTTCAGAAATAGCATCATTAGTCTTTGTTTGTGTGTGCAACTTCTTCCTTGGATTTCTGCCATATGTGGACAATTTTTCAAGCATTGGAGGTTTTATATCAGGATTCCTTCTTGGAACTGTCCTTTTATTCACCCCTCAGCTCCAGCAAGTAGCTCCAAATAAAGGAGATCGAATTGATTATGATCTCAAAAGTTACATCAAGCTGAAGTTCAAGCAAAAGCTAGACAGACCAATTACTAGAATTGTTTCTCTTATCCTCTTCACCCTGTT ATTGGCTGGTTGTCTTCTTGCAGTTCTTTATGGAGTCAACATCAACAGTTATTGCACATGGTGTCCATATGTCGACTGTATCCCTTTCACAAGCTGGCACTGCAAAGACAAAGAAACCTTTTGTGAG ACAATGGTGAGTAATGCTCACTTGACGATGACATGTTTGGGGAATGGCAACTTTAAGGTCTATCATTACACCAATATCTCTCGAGCAAGGATTAATGATTTGTGCTATATGATATGTTGA